In a single window of the uncultured Methanobrevibacter sp. genome:
- a CDS encoding 6-hydroxymethylpterin diphosphokinase MptE-like protein, translated as MEFGLWEKYYKEILDDFGFSREDDEESAKLLDEILSTEGCLTLNDLAEIVDFSDKFIVFGAGPSVKEHVEMLKNDYDLKDYVLVAADGATTALIEQKLVPDIVATDLDGNIDDILLANLRGANIVIHAHGDNIDRIASLSSFFNNVLGTTQAQPVGNLYNFGGFTDGDRAIFLAVALGASEITLAGMDFGDIVTKYSRPNLPDALAKADEFKQKKLNYAEKFTNWIAENEDVKLINLKE; from the coding sequence ATGGAATTTGGACTCTGGGAAAAATATTACAAAGAAATTCTTGATGATTTTGGATTTTCACGTGAGGATGACGAAGAATCTGCAAAACTTTTGGATGAAATTCTCTCAACTGAAGGGTGTCTTACATTAAACGATCTTGCGGAAATTGTTGACTTTTCAGATAAATTCATCGTATTCGGTGCAGGGCCTTCTGTAAAAGAGCACGTTGAAATGCTTAAAAACGATTATGACTTAAAAGATTATGTGCTGGTTGCTGCCGACGGTGCAACAACTGCATTAATAGAACAAAAACTCGTTCCAGACATTGTAGCAACAGACCTTGACGGAAACATTGATGATATTCTTTTAGCAAATTTAAGAGGCGCAAACATTGTCATCCATGCTCACGGAGACAATATTGACAGAATCGCTTCTTTAAGCTCATTTTTCAATAATGTCCTTGGAACAACCCAGGCACAGCCTGTAGGAAATCTTTATAACTTCGGAGGTTTCACTGACGGTGACAGGGCAATATTTTTAGCAGTCGCTTTAGGAGCATCTGAAATAACTCTTGCCGGAATGGATTTCGGAGATATCGTAACCAAATATTCAAGGCCAAATCTTCCTGACGCTTTAGCCAAAGCTGATGAGTTTAAACAGAAAAAACTTAATTACGCTGAGAAATTCACCAATTGGATAGCTGAAAACGAAGATGTGAAATTGATTAACTTAAAAGAATAG
- a CDS encoding YitT family protein yields MIKRICFFVVGLFIMSLGVAFSIISTLGTTPISSISYSLALITNINIGITTFIFNAALILIQFLILRSRFHKKRLLQLINCILFGYFTDLALYLVSFVPFDGSVLMCAVFLAVSIILTALGIFIYMPANIAPLPGEGCVESVAIVTGWRFSTIKIGFDATMVIISLVMCGLWYSNVFGAVYIGTVISAFMVGFTLRQINNLYAYITGHEVNVVNQ; encoded by the coding sequence ATGATTAAAAGGATTTGTTTTTTTGTTGTTGGATTATTCATAATGTCTCTTGGTGTGGCCTTTTCAATCATATCAACACTTGGAACAACTCCAATAAGCTCAATATCATATTCACTGGCTTTAATTACCAACATTAACATTGGAATAACTACTTTTATCTTCAATGCAGCATTAATCCTTATTCAGTTTCTGATTTTGCGCTCAAGATTTCACAAAAAAAGACTTCTGCAGCTTATAAACTGCATACTGTTCGGATACTTTACTGATCTGGCACTGTATCTGGTGTCATTCGTACCATTTGACGGATCTGTTTTGATGTGTGCTGTATTTCTGGCAGTAAGTATCATTTTAACTGCTCTTGGAATATTCATCTACATGCCGGCAAATATTGCACCTCTTCCAGGTGAAGGATGTGTTGAATCAGTGGCTATTGTAACCGGATGGAGATTTTCCACAATTAAAATTGGATTTGACGCAACAATGGTAATCATTTCACTTGTAATGTGCGGATTGTGGTATTCTAACGTTTTCGGTGCAGTCTATATTGGAACTGTTATCTCAGCATTTATGGTAGGCTTTACATTAAGGCAAATCAACAATCTCTACGCTTATATTACAGGCCATGAGGTCAATGTGGTAAACCAATGA
- a CDS encoding YitT family protein: MQFSGEELTLKRIFNYIFGLYLITLGVAFSIKSGLGSAPVSSIPYAMDLVWAIEIGVATFIFHAILVLIELVLLRRNFKPKHFMQVFVGVLFGAFTSISVSLMGFIPPADNFIVALLMSVLSIFLIALGLFFYVPTNIIPLSVEGVTQAIAIVTNRPFPKIKVYFDVCVVLTALIISYAFLGSFGSVGIGTILGALFIGITVKYIHKFHADFTGNAVDLKKM, encoded by the coding sequence ATGCAATTTAGTGGAGAAGAATTAACTTTAAAGAGAATTTTTAACTATATTTTTGGCCTGTATCTCATTACATTGGGCGTAGCGTTTTCAATCAAATCAGGATTGGGCTCAGCTCCGGTCAGTTCAATTCCATATGCAATGGATCTGGTCTGGGCAATAGAAATCGGAGTAGCAACATTCATATTTCATGCTATTTTGGTATTGATTGAACTTGTTTTGCTTAGAAGGAATTTCAAGCCAAAGCATTTCATGCAGGTTTTTGTAGGGGTGCTTTTTGGTGCATTTACAAGCATATCAGTGTCTCTCATGGGTTTCATACCTCCTGCAGATAACTTTATAGTCGCTCTTTTGATGAGCGTTTTAAGCATATTTCTCATTGCCTTGGGGCTGTTTTTCTATGTGCCTACAAATATCATTCCCCTTTCAGTGGAAGGCGTTACACAGGCAATAGCTATTGTAACAAACAGACCTTTCCCGAAAATCAAGGTTTACTTTGATGTATGTGTTGTTTTAACAGCATTAATCATAAGTTATGCATTTTTAGGCAGTTTTGGAAGTGTTGGAATCGGAACAATACTCGGAGCTTTGTTTATCGGTATAACTGTAAAATACATTCACAAATTCCACGCCGATTTTACAGGCAATGCTGTGGATTTGAAAAAAATGTAA
- a CDS encoding alanine--glyoxylate aminotransferase family protein, whose translation MNDILLMLPGPTTVHPRVLNAMSQAVVNHRGAKYGEILTETTELMSKVFQTSNKSYLLTGSGTAAMEAGIANTVAPGEKMLNVVGGKFGERFMKIAQTHGIDAKELAVEWGTAVTPEAIEEALEADEDIKAVSVIHNETSTGVAAPIEEIGKVMKNYDALYIVDTVSSLAGDEVNVDKFGIDVCLTGSQKCIAAPPGMAAITLSDDAWAAVDKVETNTFYLDLKAARKSGDKAVPETPYTPSVSLTYAMNEALKMVMEEGLDNRVARHHKAAKASVAAVKALGLELFADEAVSSATVTAVKMPEGVTDADFRGTTRDKYGVELAGGQDHLKGNIFRIGHMGNISYKELTQTFAAIGMTLKGLGAIEDAGAGVASITESYL comes from the coding sequence ATGAATGATATTTTATTAATGCTTCCTGGACCAACAACAGTACACCCTAGAGTACTCAATGCAATGTCACAGGCTGTTGTTAACCACAGAGGCGCAAAATATGGTGAAATCTTAACTGAAACTACCGAATTAATGAGTAAAGTTTTCCAAACCTCAAATAAATCTTATTTATTAACCGGATCCGGAACCGCTGCAATGGAAGCAGGAATTGCAAACACTGTAGCTCCTGGCGAAAAAATGTTAAATGTAGTAGGTGGAAAATTCGGAGAACGTTTCATGAAAATCGCACAGACCCATGGAATTGACGCTAAAGAATTAGCAGTCGAATGGGGAACTGCTGTAACTCCTGAAGCAATCGAAGAAGCTTTAGAAGCTGATGAAGATATCAAAGCAGTCAGCGTAATTCACAACGAAACCTCTACCGGAGTAGCTGCACCTATTGAAGAAATCGGTAAAGTAATGAAAAACTATGATGCATTATACATCGTAGATACAGTATCCTCCCTTGCTGGAGACGAAGTAAACGTCGACAAATTCGGCATTGACGTATGTCTTACCGGATCTCAAAAATGTATCGCTGCACCACCTGGAATGGCAGCTATTACCTTAAGTGACGATGCATGGGCCGCTGTTGATAAAGTAGAAACCAATACCTTTTACTTAGACTTAAAAGCTGCAAGAAAAAGCGGAGACAAAGCTGTACCTGAAACTCCATACACCCCATCTGTTTCTCTAACCTACGCTATGAATGAAGCATTGAAAATGGTTATGGAAGAAGGACTTGACAACAGAGTTGCACGTCACCACAAAGCAGCTAAAGCTAGTGTAGCAGCTGTTAAAGCATTAGGATTAGAATTATTCGCTGATGAAGCTGTTTCATCTGCAACTGTAACTGCAGTTAAAATGCCTGAAGGCGTTACTGACGCTGACTTTAGAGGAACCACCCGTGACAAATACGGTGTTGAATTAGCTGGTGGTCAAGATCACCTTAAAGGAAACATTTTCAGAATCGGCCACATGGGAAATATTTCCTACAAAGAATTAACTCAAACTTTTGCAGCTATCGGAATGACCTTAAAAGGTTTAGGTGCAATTGAAGATGCTGGTGCTGGTGTAGCATCAATTACAGAATCATACTTATGA